The DNA segment aaataataaattacgaaattttgaataaatagtaacaataatatattaatttggttaattatttatgttttgtatACTTTTAACAGAgccattatttaaaaaattgggATGATCAGGATCCCATAACTCGTTTATTACTTCATTATACTAATGGAAACAAatagaaatatatgtatataaattataataattttttaattttaatttggtttataattttaatgttGTTCGTTAATTGTTACCTTATCTGAATCACgaattatatattcaattttttcaCCCTTTATACGGTCTTCATGATTTCTTTTATGTAAATCCATATGATAATTAAAATCTGTTCCACAAAATTTATACGCATGCATATCTGCAGCATGAGATTTTAAATGTGTTACAGCTTCGTTCATAACTTTTTGTGCGTTTATAGTTTCTTCGGGGTTAGTACATAATAGGTGCTtgtatttttcatatatttcttctGAGTTATCATTgctaaaaatgaacatatttttaatccgtataaaaataaagttattgcatttatattataacattgtTTCAAAGACATACATTTAATATGTTCATAATGAAATgcgtaatatatattttgttgtaTTTTCTTACGTAGGATAATATTTTGTTGATTTAGATTCTGTAGCTTTTCTTGGATCAGGCTTAGCTACAATTGATTTAGTATTCACGGATACGGAGATgcttaaaagaaataaaacaatttgaatacaaaatttattcattttggaactttacaaacaaaatattaaaatatatattagtattttaattaaaaattcaaaaaatatcacgaatataattaaaattgaagcaaataattttctccaataaagtataaaaaacaaatatttattttaaaaaatacaaattattatttaaacaaCAAATTTGGATACTTTTATCAGATTTataagtttaatatattttttatttaaataattcaaccACAAAACGACATCAATAAAAAAATctttcataaataatgaatatcaaaaatattatgatccATAATTTccttatattataatatttaaaaatgaataagtttaataatataaatgatatttttaatatatagcaTTATGAATacacaaattttatatttttataattgattaaacttaatttaaaatttataaaacatgTCATTACGTATggaattacatatatatttatatataatagaaaaaaactAGGTTGTATTTACTTAATGGAAAACCAATCATTTAAAATaagaatataaaagaaaataatataaaacacaTATACGTGtttcaatataattatatatacttacattaataataaacgaccatagtaatataaatattatattaaaataattattttgacATATTTCCCCACTTGTTTTACAAAATttccattataatggatagttttttatatagaatatatctattatatttttaaatattaaaataattaatttaatatgagAAATGcagttaattttatatattctaatACTACTATAATAACAATGTTTTTCACCTTATCATAATAGTAGtatgataaaatttatatttgagAATCAAACAATCTgtgatttttttatcaatttgaatacaaattttactaaataatatttttctagcaaatttgttaattttataaaaattatttattggtaGTAATGTTGACACGCATGCCtttttataaatgaatacaaattataattttccttttaaCGATAAAACaaagtatatattaaattagaaaaaatacaaataaaatatgaagtaAAATATGCAATAAaacatgaaataaaatatgaaataaaataatgaaacataaatttgtaaagtcaagaaatatataatgtaattaatttgttttttaattataatattcttaaTGTCGAGGTGTTCATGTATTATGGGTCAAGGTTATGTTTATGATTAATGGCAGATGGTTGATGGTTGATGGTTCTGGGATATtgtaattaaattttttataattaaatatatttatgattaaatttttataattaaatatatgtatgatTGTGTATGTTTAATCTGGAGATGATGTGTAAATATAGAAGGAAAAAGGGGTAGTgtgattaatatgaaataggtgataatatttttttgataaagtataatatatagaattgcgttttaatatagatttaaaatgattaaaataatatattatatatataaatattggttatatatgacaattgtctattatataaaacttgttaatgAGGGGGTGTATTGAATTATGGagattataatatacaatgGATTTGTTTGTTCGatgaaaaattttatttagtaaaagttattatttgtgtcattattattttgatttaaattatattacggGAATATATGTTGTAATAATAGGATTATATGTGAGGGTGGGTATGAATTATAAGATGATTCATTTGTAACAATTGtctacaatataatataccttcatattaatatgtgtgcttttaagattaattaaacagatcactaatatataataggtagTGATAAAATATCGACCGAAGTCCAACAACACAAggatatctataaaagacgttttatgcatctaacatttttaataataaaataaaaatcgtactatatatacaatattttttaagttttaattgtagctactattattttgtattaatagaagttgcaTTATATACGttaatttgtttatcataaggtataataatagattaatcgCTATTACATTTTAAACTCCATAGTTTTAAGGATATATGAATTAtgaaatgtataaaatatattacatttaaaatagttaatataATT comes from the Plasmodium yoelii strain 17X genome assembly, chromosome: 6 genome and includes:
- a CDS encoding fam-a protein, producing MNKFCIQIVLFLLSISVSVNTKSIVAKPDPRKATESKSTKYYPTNDNSEEIYEKYKHLLCTNPEETINAQKVMNEAVTHLKSHAADMHAYKFCGTDFNYHMDLHKRNHEDRIKGEKIEYIIRDSDKYNEVINELWDPDHPNFLNNGSVKITRVYNPNLVMIQQRYKKKFGRRQKYFYALAAKVEVSEDTTIIVMTSANINDHNPSNKKYKNKIVKSANSFKTDVDSEDDIKQGKLKKAFVNIAGYVIQKYRAVNVTYIESIDGHASIKQPWIIGKYFKYFHIHK